TGGAATTTTTACAAAACCCCAAGGTAGCAAGTAGTCCTGCCGACCGCAAGCAGGAGTTCCTTAGACGGAAGGGTTTGACAGAGGAGGAGATTAaaacagcatttacattagCATCTGTCGAACAAACTGCCGAACAAAATGTCATTCACAAACCGAAAGATTACACAGTGGTGCCGATGCCACAAGCTAGACTCTATCCGCCGTATCTCCAACATCATCCGTACCAAATATCATTGTTCCATAAAGTCAAAGAGTTCTTTAATACCACCGCTCTGATCGGAGCCACTATATATTGTTTGTACTGGTTTTACAAGGTAATCCTAACAAGCCTAATCCTAATGAAACCCGACGTTGATCTCTCCGTTCAATTGCAGAAgtctattgaatttttattcggaaggaaaaagaaaaagagcatAAAGGATTCTGTCTCGGAGCTAGATAAGACCATTCAAAATTCTATGAAAGAGGTGAAACAATCCATTTCCAAGGTGGAGGATGACGTACAAAAACTGACGCAGAACCAGTTCATCGATCCGATGGTACCGCAGCTGGTACAAGAACTGAAGCAAGATTTAGCTAGTCTTAAGTCTTTACTTTTATCAAGGTAtacatttacaaatactgttagGATATAACACCTGTACACATTGTtccgtacatacatacacagaTCCATTGATTTAGGTGATAACATTTATTGCTATACAAGAGTTTTTCGTTTGCTTACACGTCGCTATTCCGAAGATTTTTATACATACGATTTTACACGGTACCAGGCTCTTTACACGTACAATATATCCGTGTAACACGCCAGCTCATTTTTTATCTAAAAATACAAATGCTTCGTTTTTTTCATTTTGGAAAAAAGCggctataaaatatatatatatatatatatatatacattcatatatacatatatattcgttCGAGTTTGATCGGTTACAAAAAGAAAGAGTCACGTAGAAAAAACACAGATACTACTTTTGAACACCAATTGTACTAACATCGAGAATTAAGTGAGGATATTGTTTCGAGTCACATTGTAGAAAAATTTGTTGTGCCTTATGAAACTTTGTCGTGTCGTCGGTATTTATCAGAGCTTTGAATTTGTAACAGAAAACAATTTCCGAGTGCGCCGGCATCTATACCGCCGTGGCAATTAGACGCCGCTAGTACGAGTCAGGAAAAACAGAGCGAACGGGAAGATGATGCTGGGAGTGGAAGTAGTACTAATAATTCCGATAGTTCTCTGGAAATGATTCGCGAGGATCCACCCAAGGAGTGATCGAACAATGATTCCATGAACGTCTATTCACTTCCATCACGAGTCTTCGAGATAAAATCCGGATATTCTATGATAAGTATATCCGTCAGGAAACACGAcgacaaaaaaagaaacaaaaataaaaagaagaaaatgaaagcACTGGAAACTGATCatgtgtaatatatatatattgggaAACGAGTGTTGCTGAATATTTCTCAGTTCACCCGGTCGAACGTTAATCTTTCAACAATGTTCCGGATGAAAACgagcttttattatttttagaatGGGTACGTTTAAGGCTGCTTATGACACAAAGGGATACATGTAATACAtcgtttgttctttttttttaaacaataataataataattcttttaaactggtgttttttttttaatcacttAATCTCTCTTTAATAAGTACCTAGAAAAATTTAACatcgtttcttttttctctgtttTTTACCCTTTGGTTTACAACAACAACGTCTCTCGACTATTGCCACCGAGGACCTCCTCGTTCGCTTTTTCCCGATCGAATACAGTccatttttttatgttttttgaTCGATGCATCGGGGAATAGGTATAAAAACCGAAAGAATAAGTACTAGAGTTTTTTTACAAACTAAATATGTACATTTTAATCGGTACTTAAATTTAAGGAGACAGAGTCGCAAATACAAAGAACCACATTAAGCCACTGATCGTATTATTTTATACAACGGgtcgttcctttttttttcttgtttgtttgttgttcTCTCCGTTCGTGTATTTTTATGTGTTTGGAACTAACGAAATCAGAGTAATCTTCGGAGATATACATAGAACTGTACGCGAAAAAACGGAATTGAAGAGAtacatacatgtacatacaGGCACCTTATGTACAAGGAAAAGATTTTTGtattttctgttttcttttttgGTGTGGTGTACGATCCTGCtcttttatcctatatatatatatatatctatttaCCCATGGCTAATCGTACTTTGGGATCGATTACGCTTGGTAATTGGAGATCCGCGTGAGCAACTCGTTCGATACAcacgtcaataaataaacaaatgttATCAAGGTACATACAATGTTTATTTGAGAGAACGAATCATCGTTTCTGCTAGCTGAATTATTGTGCACATGGGTgtatcctctctttctctctcacttatTTCATTGTCTGTTGAATGAAAGTTTtcctttttgtattatcgacgTAAAaccaatatttatatatatttatatacgtatatatgtatatatgcatatataaataTCATGTGAAATTACACGTTTAATGGCTTAATTACACTGTTCGTTCGCGCAGTCCAATCATTCTGCAACAAATACATTCCTCGTCGTAGTATGTACAAACTATATATAATATTCAATAGTACTTTTTGAATGGATTAAACAAGCGAACAAAGTTTACAGTCGTACGTTCGATTGCAACATCCTTTCACTGTTACTTTATTCGTctattttttattcttattttctctcatttttctctcttctttcaCTCTCATTTTCTCTCAGTCTCATTCttactttttctctctctctctctctctctctctcgcacaccgcatttcaaataattctaatcttctctaaaaaaaaaatttgatgaaattaaATCGCCTCTTCGTAGTTCTTTTAATACTTCCTTTTTTTTATTAGTTAAGTAATCAGGATAGCCGCCTCACTGATACAGTGAGTCGCGGCGGAGTCCATTCGAAGTGTGACTTAGTACTTCATCATTGTTTCCGTTTACGCTACGCCCTAGgttcaataatattattatataacagaaataattcgtttaaaaaatataacacTTTTTTGCTTCCTCCCTCATCTCGTGTGTGGCAAAATAGCACTTGACCCTGCcgcgaccccccccccccagttcGAACTGTACCTTTTCGCATAGTTCTCAGAAAGAAACCAACCATTCTCTTTACAGTTTTCCCGTAACAAAAAATCATCCTCGACTAATCAAGAAACATGACTAGGTCAAAAAAAGAAAAGCAACGATTCCTCGAACGGTGTTGAAGAAACGAGAAAACATGACACGAGAACGCAGCAGGGTCAAACGTTCGGTAGATTATTATCTTTACATAGAACAAAATTATTTAGAGTGAAACATACGAGTCTGCAACGTTAGTTCAAGAACTCGATCTTTGGCAAATACATCTTTTCCACGAAAAACATTTGTGTATaatgtgtgtctgtgtgtggaTGTGTGTGTCTCTCTGTATATGTGTACATACGTAGAACTTTAGGTGGTACATATGTACACGCATCATTGTTGCGCACACATGAACATAACGCAAAATATATCAGGATGTTTTTGTGCTGACATAAATAGTTCGGTTGAAGGTCCCACTCccttttttgttgtttttttttgtattttttcgtTAGCTCCTCCTCTTTCTTCATCTTCATCGTCATCTTGTTCTTCTTGAATCTTACTCGCTACAGTACTTTTTTCTTGTTTTGTCGTTTAACGAGCGTAGAAAATGAGGACAGGGTAAAGGGATCATCGTTCTCATCATTCAGGCAGCATCCTAATGTCTATTATCCGTAACAATAATAATCCTAGATTAAACACGCTaaattgttgtttttttttcttcatcGCAGCTCGGTCTCTAAATAAATCTAACGCACCGATCGATCCGGACCGTGCTACCAAGTATGATGTAAATGTAAATTCCTCGAAAGAACGGACCGCACGTCTTGCGTGAAACGGAGCGCATCCAAAACCGGAAGCAAGCTTAACAGAGCCGTGTCTCCCGCGTCGCTAAACCACGATTTGATTGGTATCGCGTTATCTGTTGGGACAAAAACAAACCAGCCACAATTCATCAACTATCTAAACAGCATGACGCCTCGTAGATATCGATCTAAGCCGCTAGGCTTGAAAATAATAACAACTGGCTGATTCAACCAAGTTGCATCACCTAAACATCTACCTCGTATAGCTAGCATAACATCCAAGAAGTGCAGTTTCTATACTACAGCATTTGCGTACACTGTTCGGCCAAACAATCCTCTCATCTTTTCGTATACGTGATTTGTTCAATTTCCTCTTGAATATCTCACATATATTATGTACAATCTCGAAACAATTGGCATTAAAACATTGATTTACGTTGGAGTGATGTAAAGTTAACGACCCGAGAGGATTTCTTGGCCAACCGAATGCAGTCTACAGAGAGCACGGTGACGATTCTTGGATGCTACTCGTGAGAAGCTCAGAGTGAGAAGTAAAGTCTAGTCTTATGGTACCTGCTGCACAGGGATTATTCAAACAAAAATGTACTAAAACAGCTGAAATTATTTGATCGCCGTGTGGGCGTACACTGTCCGGTGTTTACTCAAGCGGAgtagcattggcaattgatcgTATTTTACATAATCCATAGGCCTGTATTCAGTGCTTGCTTACAGAACATCAACGCTGATAGCTGCAAATAGATACGGTTTTCGATCAGATTATACTGAGCCGTTAGGTCTCTGGTGCTTGTTTAGCTGAACTATccgcgagaaagagaggaagagagagagattctCATTTCTTGGAGCGAAATCGTGCAAAAAAATATGTATCGAAATCATATTGCACAATGGGAGTCGAAGTATCGATGTTGTAGAAATATatcgtaaaaataaaaagacaTGGTCATCGAGGTTCGATGACTATGATTGAAAAGTGTATTGCGTATGCGCTTTCTACATAGAACACGTGGAGACTATAATGCGATGCGATGCTCCATTTTTTTTTACGGGAATTGTCTGCGAGACAATCATGATCGTTCTACTACTCACAGTTGTGCACATGTAAGCAAGTTCTGACTACAGGTCGTGATGCGCTGGTACACGATGCAACAACAGCGTCGAAATCATAAACGCAATGGACATAAATATGCATATCGAATGAAATTTCATGATTCGCATGACCTGTACACGATCAAATTTGCATACAATTGTTGTATCGTGCGGCACAAGGAAGATCGAACAAATTTACGCCGGGCAGATATTTCTTTCTTTTGGTAAATGTTGCGAGGGCTTGTTAGGTATTCGAGAAAGACAACTACATTGTAAACAGCAATGTTGATACTGTCGTAAAGGGTCAAGTATACTCACGTGGGTAAGCTCTGTAGGCTCCGGGACTATTGTCGAGTATAAAGACTGATGAAAGATCTTGACAAATAGCAGATAAGTCTTTAGTATAGGAACCCATTTCTGGAGTACAGTGTTGTCTGTAATATCTGCGCCTTAGAATACCTCTGTTGTTATCTAACTTATCGGCGACAGCTGCTCCATAGATTTCCATGGAAGCAGTAAAGACCACTAGTTCATACCTGGAAAAAAATAGCATGATTTTTCACTTTCCAGAAGCAACATTCTACCAGATAAGGTACAATCTTATCCAGAGACAAAGCAGATACAAAGTTCATAGAGCGAACTTACCATTGACTAACAATGTCTAAAAAGAAATCTACGTGTGGTCTTTTATGAACGAAAAATCTGACTGGATGTCTGTCTATCGTCACCTTGAGGACAAAATCCGGAGGTGTACCTGGCCTGACCGTTGGCCTTGCCACTCCGTCGTGATGagagtgaattaatgtttcgtcTAGATCCAACACTAACACTTTCCTCCTAACTATACCTGCAAGAGTACGCTTGATTATACAGAAACAATAATACCTTGCTTGCCGGATCGATACTTACTAATCCTGTGCCTCGACAATGGAGATAGCGGGAAGATTTCGTACTTAACAGGTTGCATTTGCGATATCTAAAACAACGAATCCGCTATAAGGAGAAACAAACAACTTCGATGGGTTCTTAGACTAAATCAGCGGTCTACCATGACCAAGTGAGCAACGATCAAAAGACCAAAAAGAGGAGAGATAAGGAAAGAAAGCAAAATTCGGTAGCATAAGGTCGAACGTCCAGCCGAGGATTATTAGATGAGGATGATGAACGTCGAGGGATTCCGTTTGGAGCGAGAACGGGCTGGATGCATCTATGGGGGTGCATGGGACATCGGCGAGCGAGGACATCGCGTCGGTGTAGCGAAACTAAAAACGGGCGAACTGAGGCGCGAAGCACCTACTTACGGCTCTAACCTGCTTCTTAAGGAGAAAGCAGACGCAAGTCCACACACGGGAGGCCATCAAGAGGAAAGCTCTCATCCCCATCTGCAATTGCTTCAGCATCTCTACTGATCGTCTGACCGGGCCGAAGTCCGGCAAACGCTTTATCTCCAGTGTCTCGTCTGTGTTTCACGGGTGTTCCTGGTGCACTCTCCTGTGTTTTTCTTTTCGGCGACGCACCGCGTTTCGCACGCGGCCTCCGAGAAAACCGTGGTGTCACACCGAGAAACGACCGTCTGTACCCGTGTGTTCCCCCGTAAACAAAAGGTTTCCGTCACGCACGGGACCGGTCGCACCGAATCTGAACAATTAGAAGCACATTACCGGCCGTCCGCGTACGATATCGTTCAGCACGTGCGAACAGGCATTCCCGTATCTTGTCATGTTGTTGGCGAAATAAGACGGCACGGATCTTTCTCACGCACACCACGCAGCGGCCGCCATCTTTCGCACATCGACCCAATTTTTCCATGCGCTACGCTGGCGCGCATCGTCTTCGGAAAATTCTGTTTCGCACGCGTGCGGAATTCACGCGGTTCGAATTTCCCGAGGGAGCGAGCAGAGCACGTGGAAAAATTTAGGGGCACCGTCGCGTACACAACCGTACCACGTCGGCCGATCGCTGGATGTTGCATAATCAGTCCGACAAGCGAAACCGGCCGTCGATGACTATTTACATATAAATATGACGAGGACGCAGTAAGCTCCTTCAACAGCCCCTATAGAAAAAATCTGGCCGCTGCGAAACACCTCTCGAGGAAAATATTTCCCTCATTTTCCTTGGAAGACGCGTGTTTACAACGGGACGAAGATTGATAGAAATAGAAACAACCGGCATGGCTACACCGAGAGTTAATGAGtcagagacagacagagagcCAGTTATCGCTGCGAAATCATGTTTTCATTCTCCCAGCAACGGCGGAAATCATTAAAAATCGCATCCGATTAGTTCTGAAAGCGTTACGAGAGCCGAGCTTGCGGTTAAAAACCAAACCACGCGGTCAATTCGTCGCAACGAATATGGCGGATCAGCTTATCCCAGCTTATCCTCTCGTAATGCCGTCCCCGAGCAAGTTACGCGCGGGATATCACCAAAAAAATCACCAGAGTTGTCGCTCGGACTCTCGTTCGATTCCTGTTCGGTGACGACacgagagcgaaagagagaaagagagtgagagcagTGTTaacgagaaaaagaagaaaaaaagcgtTAAACGTTCACCTCCTGCATCGTTTCTGTCGCCCGCAGACTTACCGTAAAggtggaaatttaaaaataacttTCACCGGGGCTTGTAAACCGTCCGGCTTATATGTATTTAAACGATAT
The sequence above is drawn from the Lasioglossum baleicum chromosome 8, iyLasBale1, whole genome shotgun sequence genome and encodes:
- the Pex14 gene encoding peroxisomal biogenesis factor 14 — encoded protein: MATTDQDANNNNLPLRENLVKTAVEFLQNPKVASSPADRKQEFLRRKGLTEEEIKTAFTLASVEQTAEQNVIHKPKDYTVVPMPQARLYPPYLQHHPYQISLFHKVKEFFNTTALIGATIYCLYWFYKKSIEFLFGRKKKKSIKDSVSELDKTIQNSMKEVKQSISKVEDDVQKLTQNQFIDPMVPQLVQELKQDLASLKSLLLSRKQFPSAPASIPPWQLDAASTSQEKQSEREDDAGSGSSTNNSDSSLEMIREDPPKE
- the Dd gene encoding CTD nuclear envelope phosphatase 1-like protein dullard isoform X2: MLKQLQMGMRAFLLMASRVWTCVCFLLKKQISQMQPVKYEIFPLSPLSRHRISIVRRKVLVLDLDETLIHSHHDGVARPTVRPGTPPDFVLKVTIDRHPVRFFVHKRPHVDFFLDIVSQWYELVVFTASMEIYGAAVADKLDNNRGILRRRYYRQHCTPEMGSYTKDLSAICQDLSSVFILDNSPGAYRAYPHNAIPIKSWFSDAGDTALLSLLPVLDALRFTQDVRSVLSRNLHLHHTW
- the Dd gene encoding CTD nuclear envelope phosphatase 1-like protein dullard isoform X3; the encoded protein is MLKQLQMGMRAFLLMASRVWTCVCFLLKKQVRAISQMQPVKYEIFPLSPLSRHRISIVRRKVLVLDLDETLIHSHHDGVARPTVRPGTPPDFVLKVTIDRHPVRFFVHKRPHVDFFLDIVSQWYELVVFTASMEIYGAAVADKLDNNRGILRRRYYRQHCTPEMGSYTKDLSAICQDLSSVFILDNSPGAYRAYPPISVDVL
- the Dd gene encoding CTD nuclear envelope phosphatase 1-like protein dullard isoform X1, whose amino-acid sequence is MLKQLQMGMRAFLLMASRVWTCVCFLLKKQVRAISQMQPVKYEIFPLSPLSRHRISIVRRKVLVLDLDETLIHSHHDGVARPTVRPGTPPDFVLKVTIDRHPVRFFVHKRPHVDFFLDIVSQWYELVVFTASMEIYGAAVADKLDNNRGILRRRYYRQHCTPEMGSYTKDLSAICQDLSSVFILDNSPGAYRAYPHNAIPIKSWFSDAGDTALLSLLPVLDALRFTQDVRSVLSRNLHLHHTW